From Varibaculum massiliense, a single genomic window includes:
- a CDS encoding pyridoxal phosphate-dependent aminotransferase, with translation MHFSQRVSLSQPNAITVAAGKRRAQGQKLVNISDSNPTRHGLGEAGSPYQADPCGSGASRRALADFLSQRDGHSVNPDNLYLLSSTSQGYSWLMKLFCDPGEAVLAPTPGYSLIEALANLENVRVASYSFAWLGRNWELDPLSLPAAGVSPRPRALVVINPSNPTGAYLDRGERERVQEYCAENNLPLIADEVFYDFPLAAALESRSRLAGCPEILTFALDGLSKNLCAPGFKIAWLEVSGPAALVEEAKARLDIIADAFLPFSDILAAHLPGFLEKIPPQLAQTRGRCAANLAMLQDLIGEDPASPITVMAPQGGWNVLLRFPSHIDEDELVEKLLNDYGIYCQPGYFFDLPFSGTISLSLLLEEDLFRENAAKVLRTITALS, from the coding sequence ATGCATTTTTCACAGCGAGTTAGCCTTTCTCAGCCCAACGCCATCACCGTGGCGGCTGGGAAACGGCGCGCCCAGGGGCAGAAACTGGTAAATATCTCTGACTCGAATCCCACTCGGCACGGGCTAGGGGAAGCGGGTAGCCCCTACCAGGCAGATCCGTGCGGATCTGGCGCCTCCCGCCGCGCCCTCGCCGATTTCCTTTCCCAGAGGGACGGGCACAGCGTCAACCCCGATAACCTGTATCTGCTGAGTTCTACTTCGCAAGGCTACTCCTGGCTGATGAAACTGTTTTGTGATCCCGGTGAGGCAGTGCTGGCACCTACCCCGGGATATTCGCTGATAGAGGCCTTAGCTAACTTAGAAAATGTGCGGGTGGCGTCCTATAGTTTTGCTTGGCTAGGACGAAACTGGGAACTGGATCCGCTCTCGCTGCCGGCTGCTGGTGTTTCCCCGCGTCCGCGTGCCCTGGTGGTCATCAATCCAAGTAACCCCACCGGTGCCTATCTAGATAGGGGAGAGCGAGAGAGGGTGCAAGAATACTGCGCCGAAAATAATCTTCCTCTGATAGCCGATGAAGTGTTTTATGATTTCCCCTTGGCTGCGGCTTTAGAATCCCGCTCGCGCCTCGCCGGTTGCCCCGAAATCCTCACTTTCGCCCTCGACGGGTTATCGAAGAATCTGTGTGCCCCCGGTTTCAAGATTGCTTGGCTGGAGGTATCGGGACCGGCTGCCCTAGTGGAGGAGGCGAAAGCCCGTTTAGATATCATCGCGGATGCGTTCTTGCCCTTTAGTGATATTTTGGCCGCGCACCTGCCTGGTTTCTTGGAGAAAATCCCGCCGCAGTTGGCGCAAACTCGCGGGCGGTGCGCAGCCAACCTGGCCATGTTGCAAGACTTAATAGGGGAGGATCCGGCCAGCCCGATAACCGTGATGGCTCCGCAAGGAGGCTGGAACGTACTGCTGCGTTTTCCCTCCCATATTGACGAGGACGAGCTGGTGGAAAAACTCTTAAACGACTATGGGATTTATTGCCAGCCCGGATACTTTTTTGATTTGCCCTTCAGTGGCACTATCAGCCTGTCGTTGCTGTTAGAAGAAGATTTGTTCCGCGAAAATGCCGCCAAAGTATTGCGTACCATCACTGCCTTGAGCTAG
- a CDS encoding ADP-ribosylglycohydrolase family protein has product MIGAIIGDVIGSTREFSPVDRRDFELFPYSTNYTDDSLMTIAQGMAFLRWLNLKDSERTEQHLSRLLVQSMQEMGRRFPEPMGYYGGRFAAWLFEDNPHPYNSWGNGSAMRVSAAAESAGSLEEALKFAEIGAAVTHNHPEGIKGAKAVAAAIYLARNSSSKQEIESYISEHFYPLNQSLAEIKANYHFDESCQGTVPQAIRAFTESISFEDAIRNTIWLGGDADTMGAITGAIAWAYYSTLYGIDERMKFMAQSALRYFPEDLHAYVASYEARFDTSFEWPDNYRLKDPKRDEPVDYSCTESLWRLLLEKGNYDAELHSNVEELFEVGEPSCALMLILNALKEQKIKIPRDLVEELWEGVDCLDDLDGLEPPEGIEVPFAQALATIGERIADDPNLVLHDYGYDMGSVWVPVIEDKRLPFTYPHIFYGGDLSWIRTCDFLVVEKYYGAVRKVSLNFYDFVHATWVGNWPKDAATTRVKTLEGFKDDLNWRNRRRAVTRFRDRLLAGDFGELRSRQREDDGSLLIFPPKESLWLYQGVVDTLDFLADELDADDEQHFQEALRGKKVPVEEADVDWLFSKLLALWHLERAQEGVITSAARSGELLALLEKILVFSMPAKINIKINGDLLKIF; this is encoded by the coding sequence ATGATCGGCGCAATTATTGGGGATGTTATTGGCTCAACCCGAGAGTTTTCACCGGTAGATCGCCGCGATTTTGAGCTGTTTCCCTACAGCACCAACTACACTGACGACTCTTTAATGACTATCGCCCAGGGAATGGCGTTTTTAAGGTGGCTAAACCTTAAAGATTCCGAGCGCACTGAGCAGCATCTCTCCCGGCTGCTGGTGCAAAGTATGCAGGAAATGGGGCGGCGCTTCCCCGAGCCGATGGGCTACTACGGAGGCCGTTTTGCTGCTTGGCTATTTGAAGATAACCCGCACCCTTATAACTCTTGGGGAAACGGCAGCGCCATGCGGGTATCGGCAGCCGCGGAATCAGCGGGGAGCCTAGAGGAAGCCCTCAAATTTGCGGAAATAGGTGCGGCAGTCACCCACAACCACCCCGAAGGTATTAAAGGCGCAAAGGCGGTGGCCGCGGCAATCTATTTAGCGCGTAATAGCAGCAGCAAGCAGGAAATCGAATCCTATATTTCGGAGCATTTCTATCCTCTTAACCAATCGCTTGCTGAAATCAAGGCTAACTATCATTTTGATGAATCCTGCCAAGGTACGGTACCTCAAGCTATCAGGGCGTTTACGGAGTCGATTAGTTTTGAGGACGCTATTCGCAACACCATTTGGTTAGGGGGCGATGCGGACACGATGGGGGCAATCACCGGCGCTATCGCCTGGGCATACTATTCCACCCTGTACGGGATTGATGAACGCATGAAATTTATGGCGCAATCAGCACTCCGCTATTTCCCCGAGGACTTACATGCGTACGTTGCCTCTTATGAAGCAAGGTTTGATACCAGTTTTGAGTGGCCGGATAACTACCGGCTGAAGGACCCTAAGCGGGACGAGCCAGTTGATTATTCATGCACCGAATCTTTGTGGAGGTTGTTACTAGAAAAAGGCAACTACGATGCTGAGCTACATAGCAATGTGGAAGAGCTCTTCGAGGTTGGAGAGCCTTCGTGTGCGCTCATGCTGATTCTTAATGCTCTGAAAGAGCAAAAGATAAAAATCCCTCGTGACCTGGTAGAGGAACTTTGGGAAGGTGTCGATTGCCTGGACGATTTAGATGGTCTAGAACCTCCGGAAGGAATAGAAGTACCCTTTGCGCAGGCACTAGCTACTATTGGCGAACGGATAGCAGACGATCCGAACCTGGTTCTGCATGATTACGGCTACGATATGGGTTCAGTGTGGGTACCGGTAATAGAAGATAAGCGCCTGCCCTTTACCTATCCCCATATTTTTTATGGTGGCGACCTAAGTTGGATAAGAACCTGCGACTTCCTAGTAGTTGAAAAATACTATGGTGCCGTGCGAAAAGTTTCGCTGAACTTTTATGATTTTGTCCATGCCACCTGGGTGGGAAACTGGCCGAAAGATGCTGCGACTACCCGAGTAAAAACCCTAGAAGGGTTTAAAGATGACCTGAATTGGAGAAATAGACGCCGGGCAGTGACAAGATTTCGCGACCGGCTGCTAGCCGGGGATTTTGGTGAGTTGCGTTCCCGGCAACGAGAAGATGACGGTTCTTTATTAATCTTTCCCCCTAAAGAGTCTCTGTGGCTTTATCAGGGAGTAGTCGATACTCTCGATTTCCTGGCAGATGAACTAGACGCAGATGACGAACAGCATTTCCAAGAAGCTTTACGAGGAAAGAAAGTACCTGTGGAAGAAGCAGATGTCGATTGGCTATTTTCAAAGCTACTAGCTTTATGGCATCTGGAACGGGCCCAGGAAGGAGTAATCACCAGTGCTGCCCGCAGCGGGGAGCTACTAGCATTGCTTGAAAAGATTCTCGTTTTTTCAATGCCCGCAAAGATAAATATAAAGATAAACGGGGATTTATTGAAGATCTTCTAA
- the treY gene encoding malto-oligosyltrehalose synthase, whose amino-acid sequence MTSQHSHLPAEDRHTPISTYRIQLSSDFTFEDARKHLGYWRDLGITDLFLSPILQAVPGSMHGYDVVDHKHISKELGGREQFEKLADAAHQTGFGIVVDLVPNHMAVPTPVWINRPMWSVLKRGKESPYAHWFDIDIDQPILMPILGKRIGQVLADQELKLEQMVIPTEPERGEQWILRYYDHYFPVAAGTEALPLEVLVERQHYRLAHWKVADEELNYRRFFDVDTLAALRVEERDVFDSTHALLLELFNAGYIDAFRVDHPDGLADPGGYFHWLSQATGGAWIAGEKILEDAERLPSDWPIAGTTGYDTSWRLTALQIDPRASLPLGTLMQTLTADSPSSYPHIQREAKAQIIDTSLAAEVRRIGQLVWKICQNDFRLRDYTFRYLVDCLRELIIEMPCYRAYVTAGQPAPALSREIVTAAGTRALRHLEPEHADTMAVVIALVLGDEIGSAALKQSDLDRQEFLVRFQQVCGAVMAKGVEDTTFYRWTHLLCLNEVGSNPQAFGISSDSLHLFARDIQTNWPSTMTTNSTHDTKRCEDVRMRLAVISQYPTLWAEIVSDLRAVTQPYCPNDLDGRSENMLWQTLIGTWDDNGPISPSRLRQYLVKAIREQKTWTTWTAPDQSREKELLDYAEKILSDPQVAEIVSRWQSETGLVTRYTIVANKALQLTMPGVADVYQGSEITQTSLVDPDNRRPVDFTALAGTLSRLDQEGLDHGGDPAIDDLKLSLTAAILRLRRRRPECFVSAAASYEALALSTGYAVAFARGTENDGPQIVTLARRLAGVLARYQGDFSPEHTVVLPEGSWKDICSNEVFSGGIQSLEELLAKRGARILERVE is encoded by the coding sequence ATGACCAGCCAACACTCCCACCTGCCAGCAGAAGATAGACATACTCCCATCAGCACTTATCGAATTCAGTTAAGTTCTGATTTCACTTTCGAAGACGCGCGCAAACACCTGGGGTATTGGCGAGATTTGGGGATAACTGACCTGTTCCTCTCCCCCATTTTGCAGGCGGTTCCCGGCTCTATGCACGGATATGACGTAGTTGATCATAAACATATTTCTAAAGAACTTGGGGGGCGCGAACAGTTTGAAAAACTAGCCGATGCTGCCCACCAGACCGGGTTTGGAATCGTGGTTGACCTGGTACCTAACCACATGGCGGTGCCAACCCCGGTGTGGATTAACCGGCCAATGTGGTCAGTGTTGAAGAGGGGAAAGGAATCCCCCTATGCACACTGGTTCGATATTGATATTGACCAACCGATTCTGATGCCTATCCTGGGTAAGCGCATCGGGCAGGTTCTCGCTGACCAGGAACTCAAACTTGAGCAGATGGTGATTCCTACCGAGCCAGAACGCGGCGAGCAGTGGATTCTGCGCTACTATGACCACTACTTCCCAGTAGCTGCCGGCACCGAAGCCCTCCCCCTGGAAGTCTTGGTGGAACGGCAACATTACCGCCTGGCGCATTGGAAAGTGGCTGATGAGGAACTCAACTATCGCCGTTTCTTCGATGTAGATACCCTGGCGGCGCTGCGGGTAGAAGAACGCGATGTTTTTGACTCTACCCACGCTTTGCTACTGGAACTGTTCAACGCCGGCTACATCGATGCTTTCCGGGTTGACCACCCTGACGGCTTAGCTGACCCGGGCGGCTATTTTCATTGGCTTTCTCAAGCTACTGGGGGCGCTTGGATCGCGGGAGAAAAGATTCTCGAGGACGCCGAGCGACTGCCTAGCGACTGGCCGATTGCTGGCACTACCGGCTATGACACTTCTTGGCGGCTAACCGCCCTGCAGATAGACCCACGCGCCTCCTTGCCACTGGGAACCTTGATGCAGACTTTGACTGCAGATTCACCCTCCTCCTATCCGCATATACAACGCGAAGCCAAGGCGCAAATAATTGATACTTCCCTGGCAGCGGAAGTGCGACGCATCGGGCAGCTGGTGTGGAAAATATGTCAAAACGATTTCCGCTTGCGCGATTACACTTTCCGTTACCTAGTTGATTGTTTGCGGGAACTGATTATCGAAATGCCCTGCTACCGCGCCTACGTAACTGCCGGGCAACCCGCCCCCGCCCTCTCCCGAGAAATTGTTACAGCCGCCGGAACGAGGGCGCTGCGCCACCTGGAACCGGAGCATGCTGACACCATGGCGGTGGTGATCGCCCTGGTACTCGGGGATGAAATCGGATCCGCTGCCCTAAAACAAAGCGACCTGGATCGGCAAGAATTTTTGGTGCGTTTCCAGCAGGTTTGTGGAGCGGTCATGGCTAAAGGGGTAGAAGATACTACCTTCTATCGTTGGACCCACCTGCTGTGTCTAAATGAAGTGGGCTCTAACCCGCAAGCCTTCGGAATTTCTTCCGATAGCCTGCACCTTTTTGCCCGCGATATTCAAACTAACTGGCCATCCACTATGACCACCAACTCTACGCATGACACTAAACGTTGCGAGGACGTGCGGATGCGGCTGGCGGTAATCAGCCAATACCCCACGCTCTGGGCGGAAATAGTTTCAGATCTGCGCGCGGTGACTCAGCCTTATTGCCCTAATGACTTAGATGGTCGCAGTGAAAATATGCTGTGGCAAACCCTCATCGGCACCTGGGATGATAACGGCCCGATTTCACCCTCCCGACTGCGCCAATATCTAGTTAAGGCGATTAGGGAACAAAAAACTTGGACTACCTGGACTGCCCCTGATCAGAGCCGGGAAAAAGAACTACTAGATTATGCAGAAAAGATCCTGTCGGATCCGCAGGTAGCCGAGATTGTTTCCCGTTGGCAAAGCGAAACCGGTCTAGTCACCCGCTACACCATCGTAGCTAATAAGGCTTTGCAACTTACCATGCCGGGGGTAGCCGATGTTTATCAAGGCTCGGAGATAACCCAAACTTCGCTGGTAGACCCGGATAATCGCCGTCCGGTAGATTTCACGGCGCTGGCAGGAACGCTATCTCGACTTGACCAGGAAGGTCTAGATCATGGCGGAGACCCGGCAATAGATGATTTGAAACTGAGCTTGACGGCCGCTATTTTGCGGCTGCGGCGCCGCCGCCCCGAGTGTTTCGTTTCTGCTGCTGCCTCCTATGAGGCGCTCGCCCTCTCTACCGGATACGCGGTAGCTTTTGCGCGGGGAACCGAAAATGACGGGCCGCAAATCGTCACTCTTGCCCGCCGCCTGGCCGGTGTCCTTGCCCGTTATCAAGGTGATTTCAGCCCGGAACATACCGTGGTTTTGCCGGAAGGATCCTGGAAAGATATTTGTTCCAATGAGGTTTTCTCCGGAGGAATCCAGAGCCTGGAGGAACTTCTAGCCAAACGCGGCGCGCGGATATTGGAGCGGGTGGAATAG
- the glgX gene encoding glycogen debranching protein GlgX, whose translation MEIWPGKPYPLGATYDGAGVNFAVFSEVATKVYLCLIAEDGSEERIELREVDHHVWHCYIPGLRDEQRYGFRVEGPYDPAQGHRCDINKFLLDPYARATDGVVGAKQSLYSYDWNDPSETNHDDSLPDMAVSVVTTPYFDWGNDRPPGHDLHKLVIYEAHVKGFTKLNEQIPEKERGTYAGIANPVTIEYLKNLGVNALELMPVHQFVNDSTLQERGLSNYWGYNTIGFFAPHAQYRSQDVVDGQVQEFKQMVKNLHQAGIEVILDVVYNHTAEGNHMGPTLSFKGLDNASYYRLVEDDKEHYFDTTGTGNSLLMRSPAVLQLIMDSLRYWAIEMHVDGFRFDLASTLARELHDVDKLSAFFDIIHQDPVLSQLKLIAEPWDVGDGGYQVGGFPSMWSEWNGKYRDTVRDFWRGNYATLPEFASRFCGSADLYEQSGRRPNASINFVTAHDGFTMHDLVSYNEKHNDANGEDGGDGESHNRSWNCGVEGPTDDPEINKLRARQHRNFLTTLFLSQGVPMLPMGDEIARTQKGNNNTYCQDNELSWMDWSFEEADEDDYRNKLLKFTKHLIKFRNDHPVFHRRRFFAGAPSRGGQSELGEIDWFAPDGQIMTEEAWNNEEARSLTIFLNGEAIREPDSRGQRIVDDSFLLLFNADPEPCTFQIPEGYGSGWKIAISTMDDVPDNETEYSENDQLELLDRSVVVLIREVAEE comes from the coding sequence ATGGAGATTTGGCCAGGGAAACCGTATCCGCTCGGCGCTACATACGATGGAGCCGGGGTAAACTTTGCAGTATTTAGCGAGGTCGCAACCAAAGTCTATCTTTGTTTAATAGCAGAAGACGGCAGCGAAGAACGCATCGAACTGCGCGAAGTCGACCACCACGTGTGGCATTGCTATATTCCGGGGCTGCGAGATGAACAGCGTTATGGTTTCCGAGTTGAAGGCCCTTACGATCCAGCACAAGGACACCGCTGCGACATCAATAAGTTTTTGCTCGACCCTTATGCGAGGGCAACTGATGGCGTGGTGGGAGCAAAGCAGTCTTTATATTCCTACGACTGGAACGACCCCAGCGAGACAAACCATGACGATTCCTTGCCGGATATGGCGGTTTCGGTAGTGACCACTCCCTATTTCGATTGGGGAAACGATCGCCCACCCGGACATGACCTGCATAAACTGGTTATTTACGAGGCACACGTCAAAGGGTTCACCAAACTAAACGAACAGATCCCGGAAAAAGAACGCGGCACTTATGCCGGGATTGCCAACCCGGTGACTATCGAATATCTGAAAAATCTAGGAGTAAACGCCCTCGAACTGATGCCGGTACACCAGTTCGTTAACGACTCCACCCTGCAAGAGCGGGGACTATCAAACTATTGGGGCTATAACACCATCGGATTCTTCGCTCCCCACGCCCAATACCGTTCCCAAGATGTGGTCGATGGGCAAGTCCAAGAGTTCAAGCAAATGGTGAAAAACCTGCATCAAGCGGGGATTGAAGTAATCCTGGACGTGGTCTATAACCACACCGCCGAGGGCAACCACATGGGGCCGACTCTCTCTTTCAAAGGGCTGGATAACGCCTCTTACTATCGCCTGGTAGAGGACGACAAAGAACACTATTTCGACACCACCGGAACCGGAAACTCTCTGCTGATGCGCTCCCCTGCAGTGCTGCAACTGATTATGGACTCTTTGCGCTATTGGGCAATCGAGATGCACGTGGATGGTTTCCGCTTCGACCTGGCATCTACCTTGGCGCGCGAGCTGCACGATGTAGACAAGCTGTCGGCATTTTTCGATATTATCCACCAAGACCCGGTACTTTCCCAGCTGAAACTAATCGCCGAACCTTGGGACGTAGGCGATGGCGGCTACCAGGTGGGTGGTTTCCCTTCCATGTGGAGCGAATGGAACGGCAAATATCGGGACACTGTCCGGGACTTTTGGCGCGGCAACTATGCCACCTTGCCCGAGTTCGCCTCCCGCTTCTGCGGCAGCGCCGATTTGTATGAACAAAGTGGGCGCCGCCCGAATGCTTCTATCAACTTCGTTACTGCCCACGACGGTTTCACTATGCACGACCTAGTTTCCTATAACGAGAAGCATAACGATGCTAATGGTGAGGACGGAGGCGATGGGGAATCCCATAACCGCTCCTGGAACTGTGGAGTGGAAGGTCCCACCGATGACCCGGAGATTAATAAACTTAGGGCGCGTCAGCACCGGAACTTCCTGACGACCCTATTCCTCTCCCAAGGGGTACCGATGCTGCCTATGGGAGACGAGATTGCCCGTACTCAAAAAGGAAATAACAATACATATTGCCAAGACAACGAACTTTCTTGGATGGATTGGTCCTTCGAGGAAGCCGATGAGGACGACTACCGAAATAAACTCCTAAAGTTCACCAAACATCTGATTAAGTTCCGCAATGACCATCCGGTGTTCCATCGCCGCCGCTTCTTTGCGGGCGCCCCTTCGCGCGGCGGACAATCTGAGCTGGGCGAGATCGACTGGTTCGCTCCCGATGGACAAATAATGACCGAGGAAGCCTGGAATAATGAGGAAGCACGTTCGCTAACAATTTTCTTGAATGGCGAAGCTATTCGCGAGCCTGATTCTCGCGGACAACGCATTGTGGATGATTCCTTCTTGTTGCTGTTTAACGCCGACCCGGAACCTTGCACTTTCCAGATTCCGGAAGGTTACGGCTCAGGCTGGAAGATCGCCATTTCCACTATGGATGACGTCCCAGATAACGAAACTGAGTACAGTGAAAATGACCAGCTAGAGCTACTAGATCGCTCGGTAGTGGTGCTGATCCGCGAAGTAGCGGAGGAATAA